In one Lycium barbarum isolate Lr01 chromosome 7, ASM1917538v2, whole genome shotgun sequence genomic region, the following are encoded:
- the LOC132601858 gene encoding transcription factor RSL2-like: MEPIGGFFDEECDQSLSRIFFTENSDFMFQLHGDHQTGNITEGSFLSSPNSHTLNCNIEYFSQENSNDSRGSDGMFFLNNNTSHEYLQHNNESTDFYMMGRKNLENSSLNQVLAADDDYIMKEMACLKEDKGNNSHLDNEMLLKRKFDQVAEDQKFKNSENPKKKSRVSRDGPKSKKSNQPKGKKNQKNIQINNEKAGEKENNNNNAANCQSGQSTSSCSSEDDTNGGTDLKTKTRASRGAATDPQSLYARKRRERINERLKILQSLVPNGTKVDISTMLEEAVHYVKFLQIQIKLLSSDDMWMYAPIAYNGMGIDRFHT; this comes from the exons ATGGAGCCTATAGGAGGTTTTTTTGATGAAGAATGTGATCAATCTTTGAGCAGAATTTTCTTTACTGAAAATTCAGATTTCATGTTTCAATTGCATGGTGATCATCAAACAGGCAATATTACTGAAGGGAGTTTTTTATCTTCTCCTAATTCTCATACCCTTAATTGCAACATAGAGTATTTTTCTCAAGAAAATAGCAATGACAGCAGAGGAAGTGATGGTATGTTTTTTCTCAACAACAATACAAGTCATGAATATCTGCAACACAATAATGAGTCCACTGATTTTTACATGATGGGCCGAAAGAATCTTGAAAATTCATCCCTTAATCAAGTGTTGGCTGCTGATGATGATTATATCATGAAAGAAATGGCCTGCTTGAAAGAAGACAAAGGCAATAATAGCCATTTGGACAATGAAATGCTGCTAAAGAGGAAGTTTGATCAAGTAGCAGAGGATCAGAAATTTAAGAATTCTGAAAATCCCAAGAAGAAATCACGGGTGTCAAGAGAT GGACCAAAAAGTAAGAAGAGTAACCAGCCAAAAGGCAAAAAGAACCAGAAAAACATCCAAATTAACAATGAAAAAGCAGGAGAGAaagagaataataataataatgcagcAAATTGTCAGAGTGGACAGAGCACAAGTAGCTGCAGCTCTGAAGATGATACCAATGGAGGCACAGATTTAAAAACCAAAACAAGGGCCAGCAGAGGGGCTGCAACTGATCCCCAGAGCCTTTATGCAAGG aaaagaagagagagaatCAATGAAAGATTGAAAATCTTGCAGAGTCTTGTCCCTAATGGCACAAAG GTTGACATAAGCACAATGCTTGAAGAAGCAGTTCATTATGTGAAGTTTTTGCAGATACAAATtaag TTACTGAGCTCAGATGATATGTGGATGTATGCTCCAATTGCTTACAATGGAATGGGGATTGACCGCTTTCATacatag
- the LOC132604065 gene encoding uncharacterized protein LOC132604065 isoform X2: protein MGRKSSQRKNAVMLDSEDADSVSSSSTYRSEMIVSGAEEVQVDKEALLDQCVNALYEKRGSTREDALASIIEAFNSDIQHDFVEKKFATMLQQCLNSIKRGSSKEIALASHVLGLLALTAGPGDKAHEMLEESVSPITEALKSRSEASKISALLECLAIITFVGGEEPEETEKSMQLMWQVIHPKIGPNVATAKPSPPMITMMVSAWSFLLTTVGGLALNPKSWQGSISYFSTLLDKDDRAVRIAAGEALALVFEVGSLEKFSVEDKGSSDSSVDEANKSKDILHIQGLRAKVLNQVRSLSVEAGGKGSAKKDLNTQRNTFREILEFLEEGYTPESSMKIGGDSLTTSTWRQLIQLNFLRHFLGGGFVKHMQENEFLHDVFGFTPKKKLLSGVEHRISGPEKRLYKSPNSVANKTRTQFRNKQRMLSQDKNVGYYTAGDQV, encoded by the exons ATGGGTAGAA AGAGTTCGCAACGAAAGAATGCTGTAATGTTGGATAGTGAAGATGCAGATAGCGTGAGTTCATCGTCAACTTATCGGTCAGAGATGATAGTTTCAGGTGCAGAGGAGGTTCAAGTTGACAAGGAGGCTTTGCTTGATCAATGCGTCAATGCACTCTATGAAAAAAG GGGATCAACAAGAGAAGACGCTCTTGCTTCTATTATAGAAGCCTTCAATAGTGACATACAACATGACTTTGTTGAAAAGAa ATTTGCCACGATGTTGCAACAATGTCTGAATTCCATTAAGCGAGGCTCTTCCAAGGAGATAGCTTTAGCCTCTCATGTTCTTG GACTTCTGGCTTTAACTGCTGGCCCTGGGGACAAAGCACATGAAATGTTGGAAGAATCAGTGTCTCCTATTACAGAGGCTCTTAAATCTCGTTCCGAGGCATCTAAGATATCTGCG CTACTGGAGTGTTTGGCCATTATCACTTTTGTTGGAGGCGAAGAACCAGAGGAAACAGAGAAGTCAATGCAATTGATGTGGCAAGTCATTCATCCAAAAATTGGTCCTAAT GTGGCCACTGCTAAACCTTCACCGCCAATGATAACAATGATGGTTTCTGCTTGGTCTTTCCTCCTTACTACTGTTGGTGGATTGGCACTAAACCCAAAAAGCTGGCAAGG GTCAATTTCGTACTTTTCAACTCTGCTGGACAAGGATGATAGAGCTGTCCGCATTGCAGCTGGCGAAGCACTTGCTTTAGTTTTTGAAGTCGGGAGTCTTGAGAAGTTCTCTGTTGAAGATAAAGGATCTAGTGACAGCTCCGTTGATGAAGCAAACAAATCTAAGGATATTTTACATATCCAGGGATTAAGGGCAAAGGTCCTGAATCAGGTGAGAAGTCTTTCGGTGGAGGCCGGAGGCAAAGGATCAGCCAAGAAGGACTTAAACACTCAAAGAAACACATTTCGAGAAATCTTGGAATTTCTTGAG GAAGGGTATACCCCAGAGAGCTCAATGAAGATTGGTGGAGACTCGCTTACCACAAGTACTTGGCGTCAACTGATACAG TTAAACTTCCTAAGGCACTTTCTTGGAGGAGGTTTTGTGAAGCACATGCAG GAAAATGAGTTTCTTCATGATGTCTTTGGTTTCACACCAAAGAAAAAATTGCTTTCTGGTGTTGAGCATCGTATATCTGGACCTGAAAAG AGGCTATACAAGTCACCAAATTCGGTTGCTAACAAGACCAGGACTCAATTTCGAAACAAGCAAAGGATGTTATCTCAG GATAAGAATGTGGGCTACTACACTGCTGGAGATCAAGTCTGA